A single Fusobacterium hominis DNA region contains:
- a CDS encoding RsmE family RNA methyltransferase produces MISVIITSENISENKIFIDEKSDVNHLKNVFRVKIGEEVRAVDGENEYICQVEELGKKEIVLIIKECRKDMYSLNIQIDAAIGILKNDKMDLTIQKLTEIGINKVIPLMTKRGVVKLNEKKDKWDLIVREALKQCQGVRPMVIDEIKKIEKLSLEDYDLVIVPYECEDKYTLKNLISNQKKDIKKVLYIIGPEGGFDIQEIEYLKSKGANIVTLGKRILRAETASIVVGGVLINEFQ; encoded by the coding sequence ATGATAAGTGTTATAATAACAAGTGAAAATATTTCTGAAAACAAGATATTTATAGATGAAAAAAGTGATGTAAATCACTTAAAAAATGTTTTTAGAGTTAAAATTGGTGAAGAAGTAAGAGCTGTCGATGGAGAAAATGAATATATTTGCCAAGTAGAAGAATTAGGAAAAAAAGAGATAGTTCTTATTATAAAAGAGTGTAGAAAGGATATGTATTCTTTAAATATACAAATAGATGCCGCAATAGGAATACTAAAAAATGATAAAATGGATCTTACAATTCAAAAACTTACAGAAATAGGAATTAATAAGGTTATTCCTCTTATGACTAAAAGAGGAGTAGTTAAATTAAATGAAAAAAAAGATAAGTGGGATTTAATTGTAAGGGAAGCTTTAAAACAATGCCAAGGTGTAAGACCTATGGTGATAGATGAAATAAAAAAAATAGAGAAACTTTCTCTTGAAGATTATGATTTGGTAATAGTTCCTTATGAGTGTGAAGATAAATATACTTTAAAAAATCTTATTAGTAATCAGAAAAAAGATATAAAAAAAGTATTGTATATAATAGGTCCAGAAGGAGGCTTTGATATTCAAGAAATAGAATATTTAAAGTCTAAAGGAGCTAATATTGTGACGTTAGGAAAAAGAATTTTGAGAGCAGAAACAGCCTCTATTGTAGTAGGAGGAGTATTAATAAATGAATTTCAGTAA
- the ruvB gene encoding Holliday junction branch migration DNA helicase RuvB translates to MENDTEVQKSLRPKSFAEYIGQESLKEKMSIYIEAAKRRGGSIDHILLYGPPGLGKTTLAGVIANEMGANLRITSGPVLERAGDLAAILTSLEENDILFIDEIHRLNTTVEEILYPAMEDGELDIIIGKGPSARSIRIELPNFTLIGATTKAGLLSSPLRDRFGVSHRMEYYTEDELANIILRGGNILGVKVEKDGALELAKRSRGTPRIANRLLKRVRDYCEIRGDGVINKNISIEALEILQIDSVGLDDLDRDIITSIIENYGGGPVGIETLSLLLGEDRRTLEEVYEPFLVKIGYIKRTSRGRVVTDKAYKHFKISKEQDDE, encoded by the coding sequence ATGGAAAATGATACAGAGGTACAAAAAAGTCTTAGGCCAAAATCTTTTGCTGAATATATAGGACAAGAATCCTTAAAAGAAAAGATGTCAATATATATAGAAGCGGCTAAAAGACGTGGAGGATCTATAGATCATATACTTCTTTATGGGCCACCTGGACTTGGTAAAACTACTTTAGCAGGAGTTATAGCTAATGAAATGGGAGCAAATCTTAGAATAACTTCTGGACCTGTTTTAGAGCGTGCAGGAGACCTAGCAGCAATACTTACTTCTTTAGAAGAAAATGATATTCTCTTTATAGATGAAATACATAGATTAAATACAACAGTTGAAGAGATATTGTATCCAGCTATGGAAGATGGTGAGTTAGATATTATAATAGGAAAAGGGCCATCAGCTAGATCAATAAGAATAGAATTACCTAATTTTACATTGATAGGGGCTACGACAAAAGCTGGACTTTTAAGTTCACCTTTAAGAGATAGATTTGGGGTAAGTCACAGAATGGAATATTATACTGAAGATGAACTTGCTAATATAATTTTAAGAGGTGGAAATATTTTAGGAGTTAAAGTAGAAAAAGATGGAGCTTTAGAGTTAGCAAAAAGAAGTAGAGGAACTCCAAGAATAGCAAATAGACTTTTAAAAAGAGTAAGAGATTACTGTGAAATAAGAGGAGACGGAGTAATAAATAAAAATATATCTATAGAGGCACTTGAAATTTTGCAGATAGATTCAGTTGGACTTGATGATTTAGATAGAGACATAATCACATCTATTATAGAAAATTATGGTGGAGGTCCAGTTGGAATAGAGACTTTATCTCTTCTTTTAGGTGAGGATAGAAGAACATTAGAAGAAGTATATGAACCTTTTCTTGTAAAAATAGGGTATATAAAAAGAACAAGTAGAGGAAGAGTAGTTACAGATAAAGCCTACAAACATTTCAAGATATCAAAGGAGCAGGATGACGAATGA
- a CDS encoding RrF2 family transcriptional regulator, giving the protein MKISTRVRYGLKALVYIADNSTEEKLVRIKEISDAENISVQYLEQILFKLKNENIIEGKRGPNGGYRLVQEPKSVTLHQLYKILDEEEKVIDCNESEEHKAACNEMTCGGKCIWNKLDNAMTKILEETTLDEFIKNKDII; this is encoded by the coding sequence ATGAAAATAAGTACTAGAGTTAGATATGGATTAAAAGCACTGGTATATATAGCAGATAATAGTACAGAAGAAAAACTTGTGAGAATAAAAGAAATTTCAGATGCTGAAAACATATCTGTTCAATATTTAGAACAAATTCTTTTTAAACTTAAGAATGAAAATATAATTGAAGGAAAAAGAGGACCAAATGGTGGATATAGATTAGTTCAAGAACCTAAGAGTGTCACTCTTCATCAATTATATAAAATTTTAGATGAAGAAGAAAAAGTAATTGATTGCAATGAAAGCGAAGAACACAAGGCAGCTTGTAATGAAATGACTTGTGGTGGAAAGTGTATCTGGAACAAACTAGATAATGCAATGACAAAGATTCTAGAAGAGACAACTCTAGATGAGTTTATAAAAAATAAAGATATAATATAG
- a CDS encoding LytR C-terminal domain-containing protein, with the protein MNKRVKAICIVMIIIAALVGFLFVNSLEKNPELDKTKTYLIQGKENLIAVYKDKLAVKIPYDINIDKEKTVEDLVKNSSDETILETMNKILPEPLENYMVVKHGQIPLTAKNQKNIPETVIDNKRYILTSSLYSMFDTLYNEKEKVNELNENIIVDVLNANGRNGYARRTGETIKKNLGMKYNAANYETNLEESYIILNDISNDKAQDIVMQLNEKYFKIQQVPTIPTLANVVVVLGKEENVPFEIDVTGNGAGVQAAVNELKKAGYKKVSVEKEGTKSDKKIIEYASEDYFIAYKIARILDISDMIERDGLKNKVRVIIN; encoded by the coding sequence ATGAATAAGAGAGTGAAAGCGATATGTATTGTAATGATAATAATAGCAGCGTTGGTTGGATTTTTATTTGTTAATTCTTTAGAAAAGAATCCAGAGCTTGATAAGACTAAAACTTATTTAATTCAAGGAAAAGAAAATTTAATTGCAGTTTATAAAGATAAACTTGCAGTGAAAATTCCTTATGATATCAATATTGACAAAGAAAAAACTGTAGAGGATCTTGTAAAAAATAGTAGTGATGAAACTATTTTAGAAACAATGAATAAAATTTTACCTGAACCTTTAGAAAATTATATGGTAGTAAAGCATGGACAAATTCCTCTTACTGCTAAAAATCAAAAGAATATACCTGAAACAGTTATTGATAACAAAAGATATATATTAACTTCAAGTCTTTACTCTATGTTTGACACTCTATACAATGAAAAAGAAAAAGTTAATGAGTTAAATGAAAATATAATTGTAGATGTTTTAAATGCTAACGGAAGAAATGGTTATGCAAGAAGAACAGGAGAAACAATAAAGAAAAATTTAGGAATGAAATATAATGCAGCAAACTATGAAACAAATCTTGAAGAAAGCTATATTATTTTAAATGATATTTCAAATGATAAAGCTCAAGATATTGTTATGCAGTTAAATGAAAAATATTTTAAAATACAACAAGTACCAACTATTCCAACTTTAGCAAATGTTGTAGTAGTTTTAGGTAAAGAAGAAAATGTACCTTTTGAAATAGATGTAACTGGAAATGGAGCTGGAGTTCAAGCAGCAGTAAATGAACTAAAAAAAGCAGGATATAAAAAAGTTAGTGTAGAAAAAGAAGGAACAAAATCTGATAAGAAGATTATAGAATATGCATCAGAAGATTATTTTATTGCATATAAGATAGCTAGAATACTAGATATTAGCGATATGATAGAAAGAGATGGATTAAAAAATAAAGTAAGAGTAATTATTAACTAG
- a CDS encoding HPr family phosphocarrier protein: MKSRIVEIKNKAGLHARPSSLFVQLVTGFDSDITVKCDGEEINGKSIMGLMLLAAEQGRKLELIADGPDEDAMLDALVDLIEVKKFNEE; encoded by the coding sequence ATGAAAAGTAGAATAGTTGAGATAAAAAATAAAGCAGGGTTACACGCAAGACCATCATCATTATTTGTTCAGTTAGTAACAGGTTTTGATTCTGATATTACAGTTAAATGTGATGGAGAAGAGATAAATGGAAAGAGTATAATGGGGCTTATGCTTCTTGCAGCAGAGCAAGGAAGAAAATTAGAACTTATTGCAGATGGACCAGATGAAGACGCTATGCTTGATGCTCTTGTTGATTTAATAGAAGTTAAAAAATTTAATGAGGAATAA
- the mrdA gene encoding penicillin-binding protein 2 — MKKRGINIKLGEEKSVREIILKAFILVVFLAIGARMFYLQVYSSEKYLYLSEKNRFKVKEIESTRGKIYDVKGRLVVTNGAGYRLVYLREREQNPEIVKEISEVTGFSPEHISKKIKYGEIFPFTRENVIIDDMNEESAHKLMEKIGDYPYLQVQTYSKRRYLKDTVASHSIGYVKKISEKEYEKLKDEGYKARDIVGKEGVEAQYDKDLQGKSGSEYIEVNALNKVQRKIERKQAPIPGKDLHLTIDMELQEYMEEQFKEDGRAGAFIAMNPKNGEIITMVSYPTYSLNMFSSQISYDEWDKIIKDPRRPLSNKAVAGEYPPGSVFKVISAMAFMDNGIDPKEQYNDRTGYYTIGKWKWRAWKFGGHGYTDLKKSIVESANPYYYRNADRIGHEPIIVAGAKFGLGQKTGIDIPGEKKGVLPDSAWKKKVMKSGWYKGDTILLSIGQGYLTVTPLQIANVYAAIANKGVVYTPHLVRELEDYTGKKYPVKVEKEVIGTYPKSYYDVLDDALVATVSQNNGTTKVLRTKGMKVAAKSGSAQNAHSKITHAWVAGYFPAENPEIVFTTILENAGGGGSVAGGMTRKFIDKYLEIKAREKENQDLEKKNMEN; from the coding sequence ATGAAAAAAAGAGGCATCAACATCAAATTAGGAGAAGAAAAAAGTGTAAGGGAAATTATATTAAAAGCCTTTATACTTGTGGTTTTTTTGGCTATAGGAGCAAGAATGTTTTACCTTCAGGTTTATAGTTCAGAAAAATATCTCTATCTTTCAGAGAAAAATAGATTTAAAGTAAAAGAAATAGAGTCAACAAGAGGAAAGATATATGATGTTAAGGGACGTCTTGTAGTAACCAATGGAGCTGGTTATAGGCTTGTGTACCTAAGAGAGAGAGAGCAAAATCCTGAAATAGTAAAAGAGATAAGTGAAGTAACAGGATTTTCTCCAGAACATATTTCTAAAAAGATAAAGTATGGAGAAATATTTCCATTTACGAGAGAAAATGTCATAATAGATGATATGAATGAAGAAAGTGCACATAAATTAATGGAGAAAATAGGTGATTATCCATATTTACAAGTGCAGACTTATTCTAAGAGAAGATATTTAAAAGATACAGTTGCATCTCATAGCATTGGGTATGTAAAGAAAATTTCAGAAAAAGAGTACGAAAAACTTAAAGATGAAGGGTACAAAGCAAGAGATATAGTTGGAAAAGAAGGAGTAGAGGCTCAATATGATAAAGATCTTCAAGGAAAGTCGGGGTCTGAATATATTGAAGTAAATGCTTTAAATAAGGTACAAAGAAAAATAGAGAGAAAACAAGCTCCTATTCCTGGAAAAGATTTACATCTTACCATTGATATGGAACTTCAGGAATATATGGAAGAGCAATTTAAAGAAGATGGAAGAGCGGGAGCTTTTATAGCTATGAATCCAAAAAATGGAGAGATTATAACTATGGTAAGCTATCCTACTTATTCATTAAACATGTTTAGTTCACAAATATCCTATGATGAATGGGATAAAATTATAAAAGACCCAAGACGTCCATTATCTAATAAGGCAGTAGCTGGAGAATATCCTCCTGGTTCTGTATTTAAAGTTATATCTGCAATGGCTTTTATGGATAACGGAATAGATCCTAAAGAGCAATATAACGATAGAACAGGTTATTACACAATAGGAAAATGGAAATGGAGAGCTTGGAAATTTGGAGGACATGGATATACAGATTTAAAAAAGTCAATAGTTGAGTCAGCAAATCCTTACTATTATAGAAATGCAGATAGAATAGGACATGAACCAATTATTGTAGCTGGAGCAAAGTTTGGATTAGGACAAAAAACAGGGATAGATATTCCGGGAGAAAAAAAAGGAGTTCTTCCTGATTCAGCATGGAAAAAGAAAGTGATGAAAAGTGGTTGGTATAAGGGGGATACTATACTTTTGTCAATAGGTCAAGGCTATCTTACAGTAACACCTCTACAGATTGCCAATGTATACGCAGCTATTGCAAACAAAGGAGTAGTATATACGCCACATCTTGTAAGAGAACTTGAGGATTACACTGGAAAAAAATATCCAGTAAAGGTTGAAAAAGAAGTAATAGGAACTTATCCAAAATCGTATTATGATGTTTTAGACGACGCTTTAGTAGCAACAGTAAGTCAAAATAATGGAACTACCAAAGTTTTAAGAACAAAGGGTATGAAAGTTGCAGCTAAAAGTGGATCAGCTCAGAATGCTCATTCAAAAATAACACACGCATGGGTAGCTGGATATTTTCCAGCAGAAAATCCAGAAATAGTATTCACTACTATACTTGAAAACGCTGGTGGTGGAGGATCTGTAGCTGGAGGAATGACAAGAAAGTTTATAGATAAGTACCTAGAGATAAAAGCAAGAGAAAAAGAAAATCAAGATCTTGAAAAGAAGAATATGGAAAATTAA
- a CDS encoding 4-hydroxy-3-methylbut-2-enyl diphosphate reductase, which yields MEIIRAKHMGFCFGVTGAIDTCYQVISNDKNLGKKVYILGMLVHNESVVEELKNKGFEIIEEEDILHGKDKLQPKDIVIIRAHGTTKEIYSILNEKNVDIHDATCVFVAKIRKTLVEMEKTGYNIVFIGDKNHPEVRGIISFGNNVQVCANLEELKKIEIDEKKKYCLLTQTTLNKKSLEKIKSYLENKHSNVKILDKICGATQVRQEAVEDLAKIADIVIVVGGKNSSNTKKLYDISNSFNPHTYLIQDENDLDPNWLIGKEKIGITAGASTPERIVINIENKIRGIFNA from the coding sequence ATGGAAATAATAAGAGCTAAACATATGGGATTTTGTTTTGGAGTAACTGGAGCGATTGATACTTGTTATCAAGTTATTTCAAATGACAAAAATTTAGGAAAAAAAGTATATATTTTAGGAATGCTTGTACATAATGAAAGTGTAGTAGAAGAACTTAAAAATAAAGGATTTGAAATTATAGAAGAAGAAGATATTTTACATGGAAAGGACAAACTTCAACCTAAAGATATAGTTATAATAAGAGCTCATGGTACCACAAAAGAGATATATAGTATACTAAATGAAAAAAATGTAGATATACATGACGCAACATGTGTATTTGTTGCAAAAATAAGAAAAACACTTGTAGAAATGGAAAAAACAGGATATAATATAGTATTTATAGGGGATAAAAACCACCCTGAGGTAAGAGGAATAATCTCTTTTGGTAATAACGTACAAGTGTGTGCCAATTTAGAAGAGTTAAAAAAAATAGAAATAGATGAAAAAAAGAAATACTGTTTGCTTACTCAAACAACACTAAATAAAAAAAGCTTAGAAAAAATAAAAAGTTATTTGGAAAATAAGCATTCAAATGTTAAAATACTAGATAAGATATGTGGAGCTACACAGGTGCGACAAGAAGCAGTAGAAGATTTAGCAAAAATAGCTGACATTGTTATAGTCGTAGGTGGTAAAAATAGCTCTAATACAAAAAAACTATATGATATTTCTAATAGTTTTAATCCCCATACCTATCTTATACAAGATGAAAATGATCTTGACCCTAATTGGTTAATAGGGAAAGAAAAAATAGGTATTACGGCGGGAGCCTCAACACCAGAAAGAATAGTAATAAATATAGAAAATAAAATAAGGGGGATCTTTAATGCATAA
- a CDS encoding 30S ribosomal protein S1 has translation MHNNENYDEFKTLLEDYLPEENTNKVRVKGKIDQKDRTYSYLDVPGQPTTVRVKTEELENYEVGDEVEILLLGQNDSEEDNFIIGSRKRIDMEDNLKEIQDAFKNKEVLKGKILRKVKGGYILSVLSHQGFLPNSLSEIPMKDGDKMVGKEVNVMVKDMQKDKRGGDKITFSRKEITVQKQQEEFDELAVGDVVDAEITDVLDFGLSVKIRHLRGFIHISEVSWKKLDKLTDHFKKKDTVKAKIIVLEPEKTNIKLSIKALTRNPWEVVAETVGVDSEVKGKVTKLLPYGAFVEIADGVEGLVHMSDFAWNKKRVNLGDYIKVGDEIQVRVLEFNPESRRLKLGIKQLCENPWDTAEERYAVGKALKAKVVEVKDFGLFAEIEPGVDVFIHNSDYNWQGEENKKFSVGDEIEFKVIELNTDENKIKGSIKAMTKSPWERAMESYKLGQTVEKKIKNILDFGMFVSLCDGVDGFIPAQLASKDFIKNLKDRFAVGDVVKAQIVEIDKEKERIKLSIKKIELEEEKRENQELLNKYGTSSTNE, from the coding sequence ATGCATAACAACGAAAATTATGACGAATTTAAAACATTATTAGAGGACTACTTACCTGAGGAAAATACAAATAAGGTAAGAGTGAAGGGGAAGATAGATCAAAAGGACAGAACATATTCATATCTTGATGTCCCAGGGCAACCTACAACTGTAAGAGTGAAAACAGAAGAATTAGAAAACTATGAAGTTGGAGACGAAGTTGAAATTTTGTTATTAGGACAAAATGACAGCGAAGAAGATAATTTCATTATTGGTTCTAGAAAAAGAATTGATATGGAAGATAATCTAAAAGAAATCCAAGACGCATTCAAAAATAAAGAAGTGTTAAAAGGAAAAATATTGAGAAAAGTAAAAGGTGGATACATATTATCTGTACTTTCTCACCAAGGATTTTTACCAAACTCACTATCAGAAATTCCTATGAAAGATGGGGACAAAATGGTAGGTAAAGAAGTAAATGTAATGGTAAAAGATATGCAAAAAGACAAAAGAGGAGGAGACAAAATCACTTTCTCTAGAAAAGAAATTACTGTACAAAAACAACAAGAAGAATTTGACGAATTAGCAGTTGGAGATGTTGTAGATGCAGAAATTACTGATGTTTTAGACTTTGGTCTTTCAGTAAAAATAAGACACTTAAGAGGATTTATCCATATTTCAGAAGTATCTTGGAAAAAACTTGATAAATTAACAGATCACTTCAAGAAAAAAGATACAGTAAAAGCTAAAATAATAGTTCTCGAGCCAGAAAAAACAAATATTAAACTATCTATAAAAGCGTTGACAAGAAATCCATGGGAAGTAGTTGCAGAAACTGTTGGAGTAGACTCTGAAGTAAAAGGAAAAGTAACAAAACTATTACCTTATGGAGCATTTGTAGAAATTGCTGATGGTGTAGAAGGTTTAGTTCATATGTCTGACTTTGCTTGGAACAAAAAAAGAGTAAATCTTGGAGATTATATAAAAGTTGGAGATGAAATTCAAGTTAGAGTATTAGAATTTAATCCAGAAAGCAGAAGATTAAAACTTGGAATTAAACAACTTTGTGAAAATCCTTGGGATACAGCTGAAGAAAGATATGCAGTTGGAAAAGCTCTAAAAGCTAAAGTAGTAGAAGTAAAAGACTTTGGATTATTTGCTGAAATAGAACCAGGTGTAGATGTGTTTATTCACAATTCAGATTACAACTGGCAAGGTGAAGAAAACAAAAAATTCTCTGTTGGAGACGAAATAGAATTTAAAGTTATAGAATTAAATACTGACGAAAATAAAATAAAAGGAAGTATCAAAGCTATGACTAAGAGTCCTTGGGAAAGAGCTATGGAAAGCTACAAATTAGGACAAACTGTAGAAAAGAAAATAAAAAATATTCTTGATTTTGGAATGTTTGTAAGTCTATGTGATGGAGTAGATGGATTTATTCCAGCTCAATTAGCTTCAAAAGATTTTATAAAGAATTTAAAAGATAGATTTGCTGTTGGAGATGTAGTAAAAGCTCAAATAGTTGAAATTGATAAAGAAAAAGAAAGAATTAAACTTTCTATTAAAAAGATAGAACTTGAAGAAGAAAAAAGAGAAAATCAAGAACTTCTTAACAAATATGGAACTTCATCAACAAACGAATAG
- a CDS encoding DUF445 domain-containing protein: MNIELVIRLLLIVGIGAGIGWVTNYVAIKMLFRPYKEINLGIFKIQGLLPKRKHEIGESLAEIIQQELVSLKDIVNSMDKTVIEDKMEKVIDDMLDQKLGSEIKKNFPMLAMFLSSDMLDKIKSIIKNSILENKDKIIEMFSQYLEENVDFKGIIVKNVDAFSLEKLEAVTYLLAKREFKHIEVIGAVLGALIGFIQFVIGLLV; this comes from the coding sequence ATGAATATAGAATTAGTAATTAGATTGTTGCTTATAGTTGGTATAGGAGCAGGAATAGGTTGGGTTACAAACTATGTGGCAATTAAAATGCTTTTTAGACCATATAAAGAGATAAATTTAGGGATTTTTAAAATACAAGGACTTTTACCTAAAAGAAAACATGAAATTGGAGAGAGCTTAGCTGAGATAATTCAGCAAGAATTGGTGTCTTTAAAAGATATTGTCAATTCTATGGATAAAACAGTGATAGAAGACAAAATGGAAAAAGTAATTGATGATATGTTAGATCAAAAATTAGGGAGTGAAATTAAAAAGAATTTTCCAATGTTAGCTATGTTTTTAAGTTCTGATATGTTAGATAAGATAAAGTCTATTATTAAAAATTCAATATTAGAAAATAAGGATAAAATCATAGAGATGTTTTCTCAATATTTAGAAGAAAATGTTGATTTTAAAGGAATAATAGTAAAAAATGTAGATGCATTTTCTCTGGAAAAACTTGAAGCTGTAACATATCTTCTAGCAAAAAGAGAATTTAAACATATAGAGGTTATAGGAGCAGTATTAGGAGCACTAATAGGGTTTATCCAGTTTGTGATAGGATTATTAGTATAA
- the mtaB gene encoding tRNA (N(6)-L-threonylcarbamoyladenosine(37)-C(2))-methylthiotransferase MtaB, which yields MNFSKRVAFYTLGCKVNQYETESIKNQLIQKGYKETTFEEEADIYIVNSCTVTSVADRKTRNMLRRAKKMNPESRVIVTGCYAQTNSKDLLEMEEIDYVIGNTYKKGIVNFIEDIENRTLDRLKNDNIFDEDEYTEYEFATLREMSRAYVKIQDGCNNFCSYCKIPFARGKSRSRKKENVIKEIKKLVEEGFKEFILIGINLGAYGEDLEENIDFEGLLENILQLEGVERVRIGSVYPDKISDRFIELFKNYKNLMPHIHISLQSCDDTVLKMMKRKYGSELIEERLLKLKNSVENMEYTADIIVGFPGETDEMFENSYNLIKKIGFSGIHIFQYSDRENTVASRLENKIDAKVKKERADKLEELKHEMARIEREKYIGKELEVLVEEESDGYLFGYSENYLRVKFKGEQDLLNKIKKVKIDKIEKEMLLAYE from the coding sequence ATGAATTTCAGTAAAAGAGTAGCCTTTTATACTTTAGGTTGTAAAGTAAATCAATATGAAACTGAAAGTATAAAAAATCAACTAATTCAAAAGGGGTATAAAGAGACTACTTTTGAAGAGGAAGCTGATATATATATTGTAAACTCTTGTACGGTAACAAGTGTTGCAGATAGAAAAACAAGAAATATGTTAAGAAGAGCTAAAAAAATGAATCCTGAAAGTAGGGTAATAGTAACAGGATGCTATGCTCAAACAAATAGTAAAGATCTTTTAGAAATGGAAGAGATAGACTATGTAATAGGAAATACTTATAAAAAAGGAATAGTAAACTTTATAGAAGATATTGAAAATAGGACATTAGATAGATTAAAAAATGATAATATATTTGATGAAGATGAATATACAGAATATGAATTTGCAACACTAAGAGAAATGTCTAGAGCATATGTTAAAATTCAAGATGGATGTAATAACTTCTGTTCTTATTGTAAAATACCTTTTGCAAGAGGAAAAAGTAGATCTCGTAAGAAAGAAAATGTTATAAAGGAGATCAAAAAACTTGTTGAAGAGGGATTTAAAGAGTTTATATTAATAGGAATAAATCTTGGAGCGTATGGAGAAGATCTTGAAGAAAATATAGATTTTGAGGGACTTCTTGAAAATATATTGCAACTAGAAGGTGTAGAAAGAGTGAGAATAGGCTCTGTATATCCAGATAAGATATCAGATAGATTTATAGAGTTATTTAAAAATTATAAAAACTTAATGCCACATATCCATATTTCACTACAATCATGTGATGATACTGTACTTAAAATGATGAAAAGAAAATATGGAAGTGAACTTATAGAAGAAAGACTGTTAAAGTTAAAAAATAGTGTAGAAAATATGGAGTATACAGCAGATATTATTGTTGGATTTCCTGGAGAAACAGATGAGATGTTTGAAAATTCTTATAATCTTATAAAGAAAATAGGATTTTCAGGGATTCATATTTTTCAATACTCTGATAGAGAAAATACTGTTGCAAGTCGGCTTGAAAATAAAATAGATGCTAAAGTAAAAAAAGAAAGAGCAGACAAATTAGAAGAACTAAAGCATGAAATGGCACGTATTGAAAGAGAAAAATATATTGGGAAAGAACTAGAAGTTCTAGTAGAAGAAGAGTCAGATGGTTATTTATTTGGTTACAGTGAAAACTATCTGAGAGTAAAATTTAAAGGAGAACAAGACCTTTTAAATAAGATAAAAAAAGTAAAGATTGACAAAATCGAAAAGGAGATGTTACTGGCATATGAATAA